In Alicyclobacillus macrosporangiidus CPP55, a single window of DNA contains:
- the flgB gene encoding flagellar basal body rod protein FlgB, producing MNLDGVVFQLLQNGLNAAQLRQQVYANNIANVDTPGFQRQDVVFEDFLQSVLGADPGREGVGTPSAAAWTAALQVSPQVVTDRASVVDNNGNNVDIDAEMAKLAQNQIRYNTLVEDVRMRLDRLKTAIEG from the coding sequence GTGAATCTGGACGGGGTCGTGTTCCAGTTGCTGCAAAACGGGCTCAATGCCGCGCAGCTCCGCCAGCAGGTGTACGCCAACAACATTGCCAACGTCGACACTCCAGGGTTTCAACGCCAGGATGTGGTGTTTGAAGACTTCCTGCAGTCCGTGCTCGGGGCGGACCCAGGCCGCGAAGGCGTGGGTACCCCGTCTGCAGCGGCCTGGACCGCAGCGTTGCAGGTGTCACCGCAAGTGGTGACAGACCGGGCGAGCGTGGTGGACAACAACGGAAACAACGTCGATATCGACGCCGAGATGGCCAAATTGGCGCAGAACCAGATCCGCTACAACACGTTGGTGGAAGACGTGCGGATGCGGCTCGACCGGCTGAAAACCGCCATTGAAGGCTGA
- the hslU gene encoding ATP-dependent protease ATPase subunit HslU, translated as MAKTDLTPRQIVEELDKYIVGQKAAKRAVAIALRNRMRRARLSPELQEEVTPKNILMIGPTGVGKTEIARRLSKLVGAPFIKVEATKFTEVGYVGRDVESMVRDLVETGIRMVKAEHSERVRAQATEHAEERIVAALVPDPNGRRGVKNPFEMLFGGGMQQASDTPSESILAERRRVAKQLAMGELEDRLVEIEVEEQTTGMLGFLPGVGPEGMGNLQEALGNLLPKQMKRRKMTVREARKVLTQEEAQKLIDMDAVTAEAIYRVENHGIIFIDEMDKIAGREFRGPDVSREGVQRDILPIVEGTTVVTKYGPVRTDHILFIGAGAFHVAKPSDLIPELQGRFPIRVELESLTTEDFERILREPQHALLKQYTALLETEGVRVRFTDEAIRRIAEMAVQVNRNTEDIGARRLHTLVEKVLEDLSFEAPEVHLDEVVITPAYVDEKLQSIVVNRDLSQFIL; from the coding sequence ATGGCGAAAACGGATTTGACACCTCGACAAATCGTCGAAGAGCTGGACAAATACATCGTCGGGCAGAAGGCCGCCAAGCGGGCGGTGGCGATCGCGCTGCGCAATCGGATGCGGCGCGCCCGTCTGTCGCCGGAGTTGCAGGAGGAGGTCACCCCGAAGAACATCCTGATGATCGGTCCGACCGGCGTCGGGAAGACCGAGATCGCACGGCGGTTGAGTAAGTTGGTCGGAGCGCCGTTCATCAAGGTGGAGGCCACCAAGTTCACGGAAGTCGGCTACGTGGGGCGCGACGTGGAGTCCATGGTGCGCGACTTGGTGGAGACGGGCATCCGGATGGTGAAGGCGGAACACAGCGAACGGGTTCGCGCGCAGGCCACCGAACACGCGGAGGAGCGCATCGTCGCCGCCTTGGTTCCGGATCCCAATGGCCGGCGCGGTGTGAAAAACCCGTTCGAGATGTTGTTCGGAGGCGGCATGCAACAGGCGTCCGACACCCCGTCCGAATCCATCCTGGCGGAGCGGCGACGGGTGGCCAAGCAATTGGCCATGGGCGAATTGGAAGACCGCCTGGTGGAGATTGAAGTGGAGGAGCAGACGACCGGGATGCTGGGATTTTTGCCCGGCGTCGGCCCGGAAGGGATGGGCAATCTGCAGGAGGCCCTGGGGAATCTCCTGCCGAAGCAGATGAAACGCCGGAAGATGACCGTCCGCGAGGCGCGCAAGGTGCTCACGCAGGAGGAGGCGCAGAAGCTCATCGACATGGACGCGGTGACCGCGGAGGCCATCTATCGGGTGGAAAACCACGGGATCATCTTCATCGACGAGATGGATAAGATCGCGGGCCGCGAATTCCGGGGTCCGGACGTGTCTCGGGAAGGCGTGCAGCGCGACATCCTGCCGATTGTGGAGGGCACCACCGTCGTGACCAAATACGGACCCGTCCGGACCGACCACATTCTGTTCATCGGGGCGGGCGCCTTTCACGTGGCGAAGCCGTCCGACCTGATTCCGGAACTGCAGGGACGGTTTCCGATTCGCGTGGAGTTGGAGAGCCTGACGACGGAGGATTTTGAACGCATTCTGCGCGAACCCCAGCACGCGTTGCTCAAGCAATACACGGCGCTGTTGGAGACGGAAGGGGTCCGGGTGCGCTTCACCGACGAGGCGATCCGGCGCATCGCCGAGATGGCGGTGCAGGTGAACCGCAATACCGAAGACATCGGGGCGAGACGTCTGCACACGCTTGTGGAGAAAGTGTTGGAGGACCTGTCCTTCGAGGCGCCGGAGGTGCACCTGGATGAAGTGGTGATCACGCCGGCGTACGTGGACGAGAAGCTGCAGTCGATCGTGGTGAACCGGGACCTCAGCCAATTCATCCTCTGA
- the hslV gene encoding ATP-dependent protease subunit HslV produces the protein MDIHATTIFAILRDGQGAMAGDGQVTFGNTMIMKQGARKVRRLYRGQVIAGFAGSVADAFTLFEKFEHRLDEFHGDIQRAAVELAKEWRSDKVLHKLEAMLLVMNREHLFIVSGGGEVIEPDDGVCAIGSGGPYALAAGRALARHSHLSPAEIAGEALAIASEICVYTNDRIIVETL, from the coding sequence ATGGACATCCACGCGACGACAATATTTGCCATCCTCCGCGACGGCCAAGGTGCCATGGCGGGGGACGGGCAGGTGACGTTCGGGAACACGATGATCATGAAACAGGGGGCCCGCAAGGTGCGGCGGTTGTACCGGGGCCAGGTGATCGCGGGCTTCGCCGGTTCCGTGGCGGACGCCTTTACCCTCTTTGAGAAATTCGAACACCGCTTGGACGAGTTTCATGGGGACATTCAGCGCGCCGCAGTGGAATTGGCCAAGGAGTGGCGTTCGGACAAGGTGCTGCACAAGTTGGAGGCGATGCTCTTGGTGATGAACCGCGAACATCTGTTCATCGTCTCCGGGGGCGGCGAGGTGATTGAACCGGACGACGGGGTGTGCGCCATCGGTTCCGGAGGGCCCTACGCGTTGGCGGCCGGGCGGGCCCTGGCGAGGCACAGCCACCTGTCCCCGGCCGAGATCGCCGGGGAGGCCTTGGCCATCGCGTCAGAGATCTGCGTCTACACGAACGACCGGATCATCGTCGAGACGCTGTGA
- a CDS encoding tyrosine recombinase XerC: MNTDALPQDVAARVAALSPAIEEFLEQRRAGRGGSRYTLEAYAGDLGQLATFLAERGVADWRQVDAAHVRAFLASELRRGLAKRSVARRLSCLRTFFRHLVRTGQIAHNPAQIVIAPKLEKRVPQFYYQEEMKALLDSIRGDDWQSLRDRALLEFLYATGVRVSECVQLDIRDVDLEEGIALVMGKGGKERYVLFGEAAARALRAYLAKRREMGWDDPALFVNRFGRRLTDRSVRRVLIARIQAVPGLAPIGPHAVRHSFATHLLDGGADLRVVQDLLGHASLSSTQIYTHTSRERLVRIYERTHPRA; the protein is encoded by the coding sequence GTGAATACGGATGCGCTTCCCCAGGACGTGGCGGCGCGCGTCGCAGCGCTGTCGCCTGCCATCGAGGAATTTCTTGAGCAGCGGCGGGCCGGGCGCGGCGGGTCTAGGTACACCCTCGAGGCGTACGCAGGAGATCTCGGCCAGCTCGCGACCTTTTTAGCGGAGCGCGGCGTGGCGGACTGGCGTCAGGTGGACGCTGCGCACGTCCGCGCGTTTCTCGCCTCCGAGCTGCGCCGAGGACTGGCGAAGCGGTCCGTGGCGCGGCGCCTGTCATGCCTGCGGACATTCTTTCGCCATCTGGTCCGCACCGGTCAGATCGCTCACAATCCCGCTCAGATCGTGATCGCGCCAAAGTTGGAAAAACGCGTGCCCCAGTTTTACTATCAGGAGGAAATGAAGGCGCTGCTCGACTCCATCCGCGGCGACGATTGGCAGAGCCTGCGCGACCGGGCATTGTTGGAGTTTTTGTATGCCACCGGCGTGCGCGTGTCGGAGTGTGTTCAGCTCGACATCCGCGACGTAGACTTAGAGGAAGGCATTGCGCTGGTGATGGGCAAGGGGGGTAAAGAGCGGTACGTGCTCTTCGGTGAGGCGGCAGCTCGGGCCCTCCGTGCGTACCTGGCGAAGCGGAGGGAGATGGGCTGGGACGACCCGGCGCTGTTTGTCAACCGATTCGGACGCCGTCTGACCGATCGCAGCGTCCGCCGCGTGCTCATCGCCCGCATCCAGGCTGTGCCGGGCCTAGCTCCCATTGGCCCGCATGCGGTCCGGCACAGTTTCGCCACCCACCTGCTCGACGGCGGGGCGGATCTGCGCGTCGTACAAGATCTGTTGGGTCACGCCAGCCTCTCGTCTACCCAGATTTACACGCACACTTCACGTGAACGGTTGGTCCGCATATACGAACGAACCCACCCGCGCGCCTGA
- the trmFO gene encoding FADH(2)-oxidizing methylenetetrahydrofolate--tRNA-(uracil(54)-C(5))-methyltransferase TrmFO: protein MPMVIVIGAGLAGSEAAWQVARQGVRVRLYEMRPNRSTPAHHTDRFAELVCTNSLRAAAITNAVGLLKEEMRRLDSLILRAADAHAVPAGGALAVDRDGFSGAVTEALVSHPLVEVVREEVPEVPADGIVIVATGPLTSPSLSESIRRVVGGEYLYFYDAAAPIVLRESIDMDKVFLASRYGKGDAAYLNCPMTEEEFDRFYEALVSAETAPLHDFEEEKYFEGCMPVEVMAKRGKKTLLFGPMKPVGLVDPRTGRRPFAVVQLRQDNAAATLFNLVGFQTHLKWGEQKRVFRMIPGLEEAEFVRYGVMHRNTYINSPTALRPTYQARTRDTLFFAGQITGVEGYVESAAAGLVAGINAGRLARGLDPVVMPPTTAIGSLAHYITHADPDNFQPMNATFGLFPPLSERVRDKKERAQRMAERALHDLEAFLAVTAS from the coding sequence ATGCCGATGGTCATCGTGATCGGTGCCGGCTTGGCCGGGTCGGAGGCGGCTTGGCAGGTGGCGCGCCAGGGGGTGCGCGTGCGCCTGTACGAGATGCGGCCGAACCGATCCACTCCGGCGCACCACACGGATCGATTCGCTGAGCTCGTGTGCACGAACTCCCTGAGGGCTGCGGCCATCACCAACGCCGTCGGCCTGTTGAAGGAAGAAATGCGCCGATTGGATTCCTTGATCCTGCGCGCGGCCGATGCGCACGCGGTTCCGGCCGGCGGCGCGCTGGCGGTCGATCGCGATGGGTTCTCCGGCGCAGTGACCGAGGCTCTGGTCTCGCATCCCTTGGTGGAGGTGGTGCGAGAGGAGGTGCCGGAGGTCCCCGCCGACGGCATCGTGATCGTCGCCACCGGTCCGCTCACCTCCCCATCGCTGTCCGAGTCCATCCGGCGGGTGGTCGGAGGCGAATACCTGTATTTTTACGACGCAGCGGCCCCCATCGTACTGCGGGAATCCATCGACATGGACAAAGTCTTTCTGGCCTCCCGCTATGGCAAGGGGGACGCGGCGTATCTCAACTGCCCGATGACCGAGGAGGAGTTCGACCGGTTTTATGAGGCGCTCGTCTCGGCCGAGACGGCCCCGCTGCACGATTTCGAGGAGGAGAAGTATTTTGAGGGCTGCATGCCGGTCGAGGTGATGGCCAAGCGCGGGAAAAAGACGTTGTTGTTCGGCCCCATGAAGCCGGTGGGGTTGGTGGATCCCCGGACCGGGCGGCGTCCGTTTGCGGTGGTTCAGTTGCGCCAGGACAACGCTGCGGCGACGCTGTTCAATCTGGTGGGGTTTCAGACGCATCTGAAGTGGGGCGAACAAAAACGGGTGTTCCGCATGATCCCGGGTTTGGAGGAGGCCGAATTCGTCCGCTACGGCGTGATGCACCGCAACACCTATATCAACAGCCCGACGGCACTTCGACCCACGTACCAAGCGCGCACACGGGACACCTTGTTTTTTGCCGGCCAGATCACAGGCGTGGAAGGATACGTCGAGTCGGCGGCTGCGGGGTTGGTCGCCGGGATCAACGCCGGACGGTTGGCACGAGGGCTGGATCCGGTGGTCATGCCGCCAACCACGGCCATCGGAAGCTTGGCGCACTACATCACCCATGCGGATCCGGACAATTTTCAGCCGATGAATGCGACTTTCGGGCTGTTTCCGCCGCTCTCGGAGCGCGTGCGGGATAAGAAGGAGCGGGCGCAGCGGATGGCGGAGCGCGCCCTGCACGACCTGGAAGCGTTTTTGGCGGTGACGGCGTCGTGA
- the topA gene encoding type I DNA topoisomerase, with product MADYLVIVESPAKAKTIAKYLGKRYTVKASMGHVRDLPKSQLGVDVEHNFEPHYITIRGKGEIIKSLRDARKKAKQVFLAADPDREGEAIAWHLASLLGLDQDEPCRVVFHEITKDAVKEAFSHPRKLNFNLIHAQQTRRILDRLVGYRLSPLLWRKVKKGLSAGRVQSVAVRLVVDREREIRAFQPEEYWTVDAEFRLPAGKLVARFYGYDDEKTPLPNREAVDALLARVEGQAFTVERVKKSERRRNPSPPFTTSSLQQEAARKLGFRASRTMSVAQQLYEGLDIGSEGAVGLITYMRTDSTRVSEVAQREARSYIEARYGKSYVPESARQYAAKGNAQDAHEAIRPTSVQREPDSLQPFLTKDQYRLYKLIWERFVASQMSQAVLDTTTVDVSAAGAWFRATGSVIKFPGFMALYTEGSDDGPSDDEQGKILPPVEEGETLPAPDLRPEQHFTQPPPRYSESSLVKAMEELGIGRPSTYAPTMETILKRGYVVLEQKRFVPTELGEIVVDLLVQNFQHLIDVDFTAQMEKDLDSVEEGKADWVSILQSFYRQLEQDLERAEKNLEHIHIADEVSDVQCEKCGRMMVYKHGRYGKFLACPGFPECRNTKPILKTAGVPCPKCGRQLVERRGKRKTFYGCEGYPACEYVLWNKPTGALCPVCRHPMVEKRTKGQVLVVCSNEAGHPEPVPVGESGRNHGRKST from the coding sequence TTGGCGGATTATTTGGTGATTGTCGAGTCGCCTGCGAAGGCCAAGACCATCGCGAAGTACCTCGGCAAGCGGTACACGGTCAAAGCGTCCATGGGGCATGTGCGGGATCTGCCCAAGAGCCAACTGGGTGTGGACGTTGAGCACAACTTCGAGCCGCATTACATCACGATCCGCGGCAAGGGCGAGATCATCAAGAGTCTGCGGGACGCGCGCAAAAAGGCCAAGCAAGTATTTCTCGCGGCGGACCCGGACCGCGAGGGGGAAGCCATCGCCTGGCATCTGGCGTCGCTCCTGGGCCTCGACCAAGACGAGCCTTGCCGTGTGGTGTTTCACGAGATCACAAAGGACGCCGTCAAAGAGGCGTTTTCTCACCCGCGAAAGTTGAACTTCAACCTCATCCACGCGCAGCAGACGCGGCGCATCCTGGACCGACTGGTCGGTTACCGGCTGAGCCCGTTGTTGTGGCGCAAGGTCAAAAAGGGGCTTTCGGCGGGCCGTGTGCAATCGGTCGCCGTTCGCCTCGTGGTCGACAGGGAACGGGAAATCCGAGCGTTTCAACCGGAGGAATACTGGACGGTGGACGCGGAGTTCAGGCTCCCCGCCGGGAAGCTCGTCGCCCGTTTTTACGGATACGACGACGAGAAGACGCCGCTGCCCAACCGAGAGGCGGTAGACGCCCTGTTGGCCCGGGTCGAAGGGCAGGCGTTCACCGTCGAGCGGGTGAAAAAGTCAGAGCGGAGGCGAAATCCGAGCCCGCCTTTCACCACAAGCAGCTTGCAGCAGGAGGCTGCGCGAAAGCTCGGTTTCCGCGCGTCGCGCACCATGTCCGTGGCCCAGCAGCTGTATGAAGGTCTCGACATCGGCAGCGAAGGGGCGGTCGGCCTGATCACCTACATGCGCACCGATTCCACGCGGGTGTCCGAGGTCGCCCAGCGGGAAGCGCGATCGTACATCGAGGCCCGATACGGAAAATCCTACGTGCCGGAATCCGCTCGCCAATATGCTGCCAAGGGGAATGCCCAGGATGCCCATGAGGCCATCCGGCCGACCTCCGTGCAGCGCGAACCGGACAGTCTGCAACCGTTTCTGACCAAAGATCAGTACCGTCTCTACAAATTGATCTGGGAGCGGTTCGTCGCGAGCCAGATGAGCCAGGCGGTGCTCGACACGACGACGGTAGACGTGTCGGCGGCAGGGGCTTGGTTTCGCGCCACCGGTTCGGTCATCAAGTTCCCGGGGTTCATGGCCCTGTACACGGAAGGAAGCGACGACGGGCCTTCGGACGACGAGCAGGGGAAGATCCTGCCGCCTGTCGAAGAGGGGGAGACTCTGCCTGCTCCAGACCTGCGCCCGGAGCAACACTTCACACAGCCGCCGCCGCGATACAGCGAATCGAGCCTCGTGAAGGCGATGGAGGAGCTCGGCATCGGCCGTCCGAGCACGTACGCACCTACGATGGAGACCATTCTGAAACGGGGGTACGTGGTCCTCGAGCAAAAGCGATTTGTGCCGACGGAACTTGGCGAAATTGTCGTCGACCTGTTGGTGCAGAACTTCCAACATCTGATTGACGTCGATTTCACGGCGCAGATGGAGAAGGATCTGGATAGCGTCGAGGAAGGCAAAGCCGACTGGGTCAGCATCCTTCAATCCTTCTATCGGCAACTGGAACAGGACCTGGAGCGTGCGGAGAAGAATTTGGAGCACATCCACATCGCGGATGAGGTGTCGGATGTTCAGTGCGAGAAATGCGGCCGGATGATGGTGTACAAACACGGACGGTACGGGAAATTTCTCGCCTGCCCCGGTTTTCCGGAGTGCCGCAATACGAAACCCATCCTCAAGACGGCGGGCGTCCCGTGCCCGAAGTGCGGACGGCAGCTGGTGGAACGGCGGGGCAAACGCAAGACCTTCTACGGGTGTGAAGGATATCCGGCGTGCGAGTACGTGCTCTGGAACAAACCCACGGGCGCCCTGTGCCCTGTTTGCCGCCATCCCATGGTGGAGAAGCGGACCAAGGGGCAGGTGCTCGTGGTGTGCAGCAACGAGGCGGGCCATCCGGAACCGGTACCTGTCGGTGAATCGGGGCGTAATCACGGAAGGAAATCGACTTGA